In the genome of Nitrospira japonica, one region contains:
- the ruvA gene encoding Holliday junction branch migration protein RuvA, with protein sequence MIASLTGRLAFKAPTHLTLDVQGVGYDVLIPLSTYYGLPDLNATLALNIHTHVREDAILLFGFSSRQEKETFLLLTTVSGVGPKTALGILSALPVSDLVSAIHAGDVEKLETIPGIGKKSAGRLVLELKDKLGKLHPGPAAPAVGLGSQHDRDAEDALSALTNLGYRLQDAKEALKRVRQERPAPLSLQELIRHSLKELARG encoded by the coding sequence ATGATCGCCTCACTGACGGGCCGATTGGCCTTCAAGGCGCCGACCCATCTGACCCTTGACGTGCAGGGAGTCGGATACGACGTTCTGATTCCGCTCAGCACGTACTACGGTCTCCCCGACCTGAACGCCACACTCGCTCTCAATATTCATACTCATGTCCGTGAGGACGCGATTCTGTTGTTCGGCTTCAGCAGCCGGCAGGAAAAGGAGACGTTTCTGCTGCTGACGACGGTGTCCGGGGTCGGCCCGAAGACCGCCTTGGGCATTCTCTCCGCCTTGCCGGTGAGCGATTTGGTATCCGCCATTCATGCAGGTGACGTCGAAAAACTCGAAACCATCCCGGGCATCGGGAAGAAATCTGCCGGACGGCTCGTGCTGGAACTGAAGGACAAACTCGGCAAGCTGCATCCCGGCCCGGCCGCCCCCGCGGTTGGTCTCGGGTCCCAACACGACAGGGACGCTGAGGATGCGCTGTCGGCGCTGACGAATCTCGGCTATCGATTGCAGGACGCGAAAGAGGCGCTGAAACGGGTCCGACAGGAACGACCGGCTCCGCTCAGTCTGCAGGAACTCATCCGCCATTCGTTAAAAGAATTGGCCAGGGGGTAA
- the ruvB gene encoding Holliday junction branch migration DNA helicase RuvB, translated as MTPQRIVSPQLTDEERSMETVLRPQSLDEYVGQLRMKESLRICIEAARQRREALDHTIFYGPPGLGKTTIAHIIAREMGGTLQATSGLVLAHAGDLASVLTNLQEHDVLFIDEIHRLPAAVEEALYPAMEDFQLDLVVGQGPAARTVKLDLPRFTLVGATTKAGALTSPLRDRFGLVYRLDFYTPAELQLIVTRSAGLLNIPIESTGADEIAMRARGTPRIVNRLVKRVRDYAQVKADGRITRAVAQEALAWLGVDAAGFDEMDRKILLTIIEKFGGGPVGVESLAAAVQEDRSTLEDVHEPYLIQAGYLERTGRGRQASKLAHDHFNKPSHRLL; from the coding sequence ATGACGCCGCAACGAATCGTGAGTCCGCAATTGACCGACGAGGAGCGAAGCATGGAGACCGTGCTTCGTCCCCAGTCGCTGGACGAATACGTCGGGCAGCTCCGTATGAAAGAATCCCTTCGGATTTGCATCGAGGCGGCCAGACAGCGCCGCGAAGCGCTGGACCACACCATTTTCTATGGTCCCCCCGGCCTCGGGAAGACCACGATCGCCCACATCATTGCCCGTGAAATGGGCGGGACTCTCCAAGCCACTTCCGGGCTGGTGTTGGCTCACGCCGGAGATTTGGCCTCCGTGCTCACGAATCTTCAGGAGCATGATGTCCTGTTCATCGACGAAATCCATCGGCTCCCCGCTGCAGTGGAGGAAGCGCTTTATCCGGCCATGGAGGATTTCCAGCTGGATTTGGTCGTGGGCCAGGGGCCTGCGGCCCGTACGGTCAAGCTCGATCTGCCACGGTTCACGCTGGTGGGAGCCACGACGAAGGCCGGAGCGTTGACCTCTCCGCTGCGCGATCGGTTTGGGTTGGTGTATCGCCTGGATTTCTATACCCCGGCGGAGTTGCAGCTCATCGTGACGCGCTCGGCCGGCCTCCTCAACATTCCCATAGAATCGACCGGCGCGGACGAGATCGCCATGCGCGCACGAGGAACTCCCCGAATCGTCAATCGCTTGGTCAAGCGCGTCCGCGATTACGCGCAGGTGAAAGCCGATGGACGGATCACGAGGGCCGTGGCTCAGGAGGCACTGGCCTGGCTTGGAGTGGATGCGGCCGGTTTCGACGAGATGGACCGCAAGATCCTCCTGACGATCATCGAGAAATTCGGCGGGGGACCCGTCGGGGTCGAGTCCTTGGCGGCTGCGGTGCAGGAAGACCGGAGTACGCTCGAGGACGTGCATGAACCCTATCTGATCCAGGCGGGCTACCTCGAACGGACCGGACGCGGACGCCAGGCCAGCAAGTTGGCGCACGATCATTTCAACAAGCCGTCCCACCGTCTGCTGTGA
- the pheA gene encoding prephenate dehydratase, producing MSGDLSEHRKEIDRIDDEILRLLNVRSKSVIEIGRLKKQQDADANLHTPAREAAIIERLVAQNTGPFPSEGIRPVYREIMSASLSLEGPQKVAYLGPRATFTHMACMQKFGSSAQYIPVHSIKEVFSEVERGRANFGVVPIENTTEGVVNHTLDMFIDSNLLIYGEVLQEVSHHLLSKSGVPEEIKKISSHPHAIAQCRNWLETHMPHVPVSEVASTARAAELCLEDASVAAIASQLAAELYGLKVIKSRIEDNLNNFTRFLVLSQKAPERTGKDKTSLMLSIKDKVGALYDLLRPFASHGLSMTKIESRPSRRKAWEYIFFVDIEGHIEEDRVKKAVEDITGRCLFMKVLGSYPAHS from the coding sequence ATGTCTGGAGATCTCTCCGAACACCGAAAAGAAATTGACCGAATCGACGACGAGATTCTTCGTCTCCTCAACGTTCGGTCCAAGAGCGTTATTGAGATCGGCAGGCTGAAAAAACAACAGGATGCCGATGCCAATCTCCACACGCCTGCTCGCGAAGCCGCGATCATCGAGCGCCTCGTGGCCCAAAATACCGGTCCGTTCCCTTCGGAAGGGATCCGGCCCGTGTACCGGGAAATCATGTCGGCGTCCCTGTCGCTCGAAGGCCCTCAGAAGGTGGCCTACCTGGGACCACGGGCGACCTTTACCCATATGGCCTGTATGCAGAAATTCGGGTCTTCCGCTCAGTACATCCCCGTCCACAGCATCAAAGAAGTCTTCAGCGAAGTGGAGCGAGGCCGGGCGAATTTCGGAGTGGTCCCGATCGAAAATACGACCGAAGGCGTCGTGAACCATACGCTCGACATGTTCATCGACTCGAATCTGTTGATCTATGGGGAGGTCCTCCAGGAGGTGTCGCATCATCTCTTGTCCAAATCGGGGGTACCGGAAGAGATCAAGAAAATCAGTTCGCATCCGCATGCCATTGCGCAATGCCGCAATTGGCTGGAGACCCATATGCCTCACGTGCCGGTTTCCGAGGTTGCCAGCACGGCCCGAGCCGCCGAACTCTGCCTCGAGGACGCGTCCGTTGCGGCGATCGCGTCCCAGTTGGCCGCCGAACTCTACGGCCTGAAGGTCATCAAGTCGCGGATCGAGGACAATTTGAACAATTTTACTCGTTTTCTCGTCCTCTCTCAGAAGGCACCCGAGCGGACGGGGAAGGACAAGACCTCGCTCATGCTCTCGATCAAAGACAAGGTGGGGGCGCTCTACGATCTGCTTCGCCCGTTCGCCTCGCATGGCCTCAGCATGACCAAGATCGAATCCCGTCCGTCCAGGCGAAAGGCCTGGGAGTATATTTTCTTTGTCGACATCGAAGGCCACATCGAAGAAGACCGGGTGAAGAAGGCGGTCGAGGACATCACCGGCCGCTGCCTCTTTATGAAGGTGTTGGGATCCTATCCCGCACACAGCTAA
- the hisC gene encoding histidinol-phosphate transaminase, giving the protein MTIHVHPDILSLSPYVPGKPIEELQREFGLERVIKLASNENPLGPSPKALAVLNEGMATLHRYPDGGAFRLRQALADRWKVTPDQVILGNGSDELLGLLARTFLSPGDEAVMADHTFVIYKMEVVAAHGKAVTVPLVQWRHDVAAMAEAMTPRTKLLFLCNPNNPTGTMVSREEVARLLSQVPEHVVVVFDEAYFEYVRSADFPDSMTYVRQGRNAIVLRTFSKIYGLAGLRIGYGITTPEITNLLNRVRPPFNANSLAQLGALAALGDDEHVATSRAVNESGMDQLKSGLAALGCMPVPSEANFLYFDAGCDGRRIFEALLRQGVIVRHIEGRMVRVTVGQAEENQIFLTALARVLKTG; this is encoded by the coding sequence ATGACCATCCACGTCCATCCCGATATCCTGTCGTTGAGCCCCTATGTGCCGGGCAAACCCATCGAGGAATTGCAGCGCGAGTTCGGCCTGGAGCGAGTGATCAAGCTGGCCTCGAACGAGAATCCCCTGGGCCCCTCTCCGAAAGCATTGGCCGTCCTCAACGAAGGGATGGCCACGTTGCATCGGTATCCCGACGGTGGCGCCTTCCGGTTGCGGCAGGCCCTGGCCGATCGCTGGAAAGTGACGCCCGACCAGGTCATTCTCGGGAACGGTTCCGACGAGTTGCTGGGATTGCTGGCAAGAACCTTTCTGTCGCCGGGCGACGAAGCCGTCATGGCGGATCACACCTTCGTGATCTACAAAATGGAAGTGGTCGCGGCGCACGGGAAAGCGGTCACGGTGCCGTTGGTCCAGTGGAGGCACGACGTGGCGGCGATGGCCGAGGCCATGACTCCGCGCACCAAGCTCTTATTCCTTTGCAATCCCAATAATCCGACCGGGACGATGGTCTCACGGGAAGAGGTGGCCCGCCTGCTTTCACAGGTGCCGGAACATGTGGTCGTCGTGTTCGACGAGGCGTATTTCGAATACGTCCGGAGCGCGGACTTCCCGGATTCGATGACCTATGTTCGGCAGGGACGCAACGCCATCGTGTTACGCACGTTTTCAAAGATTTACGGGTTGGCCGGCTTACGGATCGGGTACGGCATCACGACGCCGGAGATCACCAATTTGCTCAACCGGGTCCGGCCGCCGTTCAACGCCAACAGCCTGGCGCAACTGGGGGCATTGGCCGCCCTGGGGGACGATGAGCACGTCGCGACGAGTCGTGCGGTGAACGAGAGCGGCATGGACCAGCTCAAAAGCGGTTTGGCTGCCCTGGGGTGTATGCCGGTGCCGAGTGAAGCCAATTTCCTCTATTTTGATGCCGGGTGCGATGGCCGCCGGATTTTTGAGGCGCTGCTGCGGCAAGGCGTGATCGTTCGCCACATCGAGGGCCGAATGGTACGTGTGACCGTCGGACAAGCGGAAGAGAACCAGATATTCCTGACGGCGCTCGCACGCGTCTTGAAGACGGGCTGA
- the aroF gene encoding 3-deoxy-7-phosphoheptulonate synthase, which translates to MIIVLRPDASEREVDHIVDRLRELGLKSQLSTGQERTIIGVIGDDRILQNQPLTALPGVESVLPILAPWKLVSREFKKDGTVIDVGGVKIGGNKLAIMAGPCAVERLELTVGIAHEVKAAGASILRGGAYKPRTSPYSFQGLGREGLDYLIEARKQTGLPVVSEILDTRDIELFLEKADIIQIGARNMQNFELLKEVGAYDKPVLLKRGLSATIKEFLLSAEYIMSRGNRNVMLCERGIRTFETQYRNTLDLAAIPTLKELSHLPVIVDPSHATGKWNLVAPMSKAAVAAGADGILIEVHSNPECALCDGEESIKPTKFKELMQDMRKIAVAVGREL; encoded by the coding sequence ATGATCATCGTCTTGAGGCCGGACGCATCGGAACGCGAAGTCGATCACATCGTTGATCGGCTTCGGGAGCTGGGGCTGAAATCGCAATTGTCGACCGGACAGGAGCGGACGATCATCGGCGTGATCGGCGATGACCGCATTCTGCAGAATCAACCGCTGACGGCCCTGCCCGGCGTCGAAAGCGTGCTCCCCATTCTGGCGCCATGGAAGCTCGTGAGCCGGGAATTCAAGAAAGACGGCACCGTGATCGACGTGGGCGGCGTCAAGATCGGCGGCAACAAGTTGGCGATCATGGCGGGGCCTTGCGCGGTGGAACGCCTTGAATTGACGGTCGGGATCGCGCACGAAGTCAAAGCAGCCGGCGCCTCCATCCTGCGAGGCGGCGCCTACAAGCCGCGGACCTCGCCCTACTCTTTCCAAGGACTGGGCCGCGAAGGCTTGGACTATTTGATCGAAGCGAGGAAGCAGACGGGATTGCCGGTCGTCAGCGAGATTTTGGATACCAGGGACATCGAGCTCTTTCTCGAAAAGGCCGACATCATTCAAATTGGCGCCCGGAACATGCAGAACTTCGAGCTGTTGAAGGAAGTCGGGGCCTACGACAAGCCGGTTCTGCTGAAACGCGGCCTGTCGGCGACGATCAAGGAATTTCTCCTGTCGGCGGAATACATCATGTCACGCGGCAATCGCAACGTCATGCTGTGCGAACGCGGCATCAGAACGTTCGAGACGCAGTATCGCAACACCCTTGATTTGGCGGCGATTCCGACCTTGAAGGAATTGTCGCATCTGCCGGTCATCGTCGATCCCAGTCATGCGACGGGCAAGTGGAATTTGGTCGCGCCGATGTCCAAGGCCGCCGTGGCGGCCGGCGCCGACGGCATCCTCATCGAAGTGCACTCCAATCCCGAATGCGCGCTCTGCGACGGGGAGGAGTCCATCAAGCCGACCAAGTTCAAGGAGCTGATGCAGGACATGCGGAAAATCGCCGTCGCGGTCGGCCGCGAATTGTAA
- a CDS encoding prephenate dehydrogenase gives MALHFSQVAIIGVGLIGGSLAMILRRNGLADSVVGVGRRIENLKTAVQMGAIDRYVVDPKEGVAEADVVVLATPVDTYEGHLSEWASCLKPGAIVTDVGSVKGALVEHAERTLPRGVRFVGAHPIAGKEKTGVAAGSDRLFAGARCIVTPTSKTDPQALEQITAMWQATGATVLSMDPYLHDQILGAVSHLPHVAAFALMDALIEIRGRVPGLDLAGHSGGGLRDTTRIAASSPEMWRDIFLWNRDNIVAFIERYEEALGRLKELIRAGDAAGIEKALERAKQERERFPAPVAVTPSP, from the coding sequence ATGGCGCTTCATTTCTCACAAGTCGCGATCATCGGAGTCGGCTTGATCGGAGGGTCTCTGGCCATGATCCTCCGTAGAAACGGACTGGCGGACAGCGTCGTCGGCGTCGGCCGTCGCATCGAGAATCTCAAGACCGCCGTTCAAATGGGCGCCATCGACCGCTACGTCGTCGATCCGAAGGAAGGCGTCGCGGAGGCCGACGTGGTTGTCTTGGCCACACCGGTTGATACGTATGAGGGACATCTGTCCGAGTGGGCGTCCTGTTTGAAGCCCGGCGCCATTGTGACGGACGTGGGCAGCGTCAAGGGAGCACTGGTGGAACATGCCGAACGGACCTTGCCGCGGGGTGTCCGCTTTGTCGGCGCGCATCCCATCGCGGGAAAAGAAAAAACCGGCGTGGCGGCCGGATCGGATCGTCTGTTTGCGGGAGCACGGTGCATTGTGACCCCGACGTCGAAGACCGACCCGCAGGCGCTCGAGCAGATCACGGCCATGTGGCAGGCCACCGGCGCAACCGTTCTGAGCATGGATCCGTATCTTCACGATCAGATTCTCGGTGCGGTCAGCCATTTGCCGCATGTCGCGGCCTTCGCATTGATGGACGCGTTGATCGAGATTCGCGGCCGGGTGCCGGGGCTCGATCTGGCCGGCCATTCCGGAGGAGGATTGCGGGATACGACCAGAATCGCCGCCAGTTCTCCGGAGATGTGGCGGGACATTTTTCTTTGGAATAGGGACAATATCGTCGCCTTCATTGAACGGTATGAAGAGGCATTGGGACGGTTGAAAGAACTCATCCGCGCGGGCGACGCCGCCGGCATCGAAAAGGCATTGGAACGGGCCAAGCAGGAAAGGGAACGATTCCCGGCGCCCGTCGCCGTGACTCCATCGCCATGA
- the aroA gene encoding 3-phosphoshikimate 1-carboxyvinyltransferase, which translates to MTTLTVKAGPPLLGTIAVPGDKSITHRAIILAALAEGTGTIRDYCRGEDCLNTMRALQSLGIKIEETSEMLRVHGKGLWGLTESGDVIDCGNSGTGIRLLAGLLAGQDFFTVLTGDASIRRRPMGRIVKPLREMGATIAGRKGGELAPLAVTGGKLRGITYSSPVASAQVKSSLLLAALFAQGTTTIMEPRLSRDHTERMCRFFGVPLRHDGTTIIMEGRPSVGWAAAPVLRIPGDLSAAAFFIVGASIVPGSDLLLTGIGVNPTRSGILDILRRMGADIQLLRQREEAGEPVADIRVKAAPLRGVTIGPDSIPQTIDEFPILFVAAALAEGETVITGAEELRVKESDRIATMAAELRQMGARIIERPDGVVIQGLGRPAENGCFAAARGRSHGDHRVAMSLAIAGLTADAETTIDDTACIETSFPDFSGRLAALRTGSR; encoded by the coding sequence ATGACGACACTTACGGTGAAAGCCGGGCCTCCGCTCCTGGGCACTATCGCGGTTCCGGGGGACAAATCGATTACGCATCGTGCGATCATTCTGGCCGCCCTCGCCGAAGGCACCGGCACGATCCGGGACTATTGCCGCGGAGAAGACTGCCTCAATACGATGCGGGCGCTCCAGTCGCTCGGGATCAAGATCGAAGAAACCTCGGAAATGCTTCGCGTGCACGGCAAGGGGCTCTGGGGCCTGACGGAGTCGGGTGACGTCATCGATTGCGGAAATTCCGGCACCGGCATTCGTCTTTTGGCCGGTCTTCTGGCCGGACAGGATTTCTTTACGGTGCTGACGGGCGATGCGTCGATCCGGCGACGTCCGATGGGCCGCATCGTCAAACCGCTGCGCGAAATGGGCGCCACAATCGCGGGGCGAAAAGGCGGAGAATTGGCTCCTCTGGCCGTCACGGGCGGCAAACTGCGCGGTATCACCTACTCCTCGCCGGTCGCCAGCGCCCAGGTCAAATCCTCGTTGCTGCTTGCGGCGCTGTTCGCGCAAGGTACGACCACGATCATGGAGCCGAGACTCTCCCGAGACCATACCGAGCGCATGTGCCGGTTTTTCGGTGTTCCGCTCAGGCATGACGGGACGACGATCATCATGGAAGGTCGTCCGTCGGTCGGATGGGCCGCGGCCCCGGTCCTCAGGATCCCGGGTGACCTGTCCGCCGCGGCGTTTTTCATCGTCGGCGCGAGCATCGTTCCGGGATCGGATCTTCTGCTCACGGGGATCGGAGTGAATCCGACCAGGTCGGGAATTTTGGACATCCTGCGCCGCATGGGGGCGGACATTCAGCTGTTACGGCAGCGTGAAGAAGCCGGTGAACCCGTCGCGGATATCAGAGTGAAGGCCGCGCCTCTGCGCGGGGTGACGATCGGACCGGACTCGATTCCTCAAACCATCGATGAGTTCCCGATTCTCTTCGTGGCGGCTGCCCTGGCCGAAGGAGAAACGGTGATTACCGGAGCCGAAGAGTTGCGTGTGAAAGAAAGCGATCGGATCGCCACGATGGCGGCCGAACTGCGTCAGATGGGCGCCCGGATCATCGAACGGCCGGACGGCGTGGTGATTCAAGGACTCGGGCGGCCGGCCGAAAACGGGTGCTTCGCGGCGGCTCGGGGCCGAAGTCACGGCGATCATCGGGTCGCGATGTCGCTGGCGATCGCCGGACTGACGGCGGATGCCGAGACGACCATCGACGACACGGCCTGCATCGAGACGTCGTTCCCTGATTTCAGCGGACGGCTGGCGGCCTTGCGGACCGGAAGCCGCTAA
- the cmk gene encoding (d)CMP kinase, whose protein sequence is MIVAIDGPAGVGKSTVARLLAGRLKYLYLDTGALYRAVAWTVLQRGVDMADQKAVAALLPLTSLKMEFENETVVVRVNDKDVTGELRSPAVSASASVVSAIPAVRAWLLPVQRSIGERGSVVAEGRDIGTKVFPSAPVKFFLEADPTVRAERRHRELVAAGHAREIEQTSTEMAGRDSRDRSRAVAPLVPAEDAHHIDTSRLSAAEVVDLMMGIIAAKL, encoded by the coding sequence ATGATCGTGGCGATCGATGGACCAGCCGGTGTGGGCAAAAGTACGGTTGCCAGGCTATTGGCCGGTCGGCTGAAGTATCTGTACCTGGATACAGGAGCGTTGTACCGGGCGGTCGCATGGACGGTGCTGCAGCGCGGGGTCGACATGGCGGATCAGAAGGCGGTTGCGGCATTGCTGCCCTTGACGTCTTTGAAGATGGAGTTCGAAAACGAGACGGTGGTCGTTCGCGTCAATGACAAGGATGTGACCGGAGAGCTTCGAAGCCCCGCCGTGTCGGCTTCAGCCTCGGTCGTTTCGGCCATTCCAGCAGTCAGAGCCTGGCTCTTGCCGGTGCAGCGCAGTATCGGTGAGAGGGGATCCGTTGTGGCGGAAGGGCGAGATATCGGTACCAAGGTCTTTCCGTCTGCTCCTGTGAAATTCTTCCTGGAAGCGGATCCGACGGTGCGGGCCGAGCGCCGGCACAGGGAATTGGTGGCGGCCGGCCATGCGCGGGAGATCGAACAGACCAGCACGGAAATGGCGGGACGGGACAGCAGAGATCGGAGTCGCGCGGTGGCGCCGCTGGTTCCGGCGGAAGATGCGCACCACATCGATACTTCCCGATTGTCGGCGGCGGAAGTAGTCGACCTGATGATGGGTATCATTGCGGCGAAACTGTGA
- a CDS encoding lysophospholipid acyltransferase family protein codes for MSSVVYWWLWVLTRAVGWILLGYRVEGQVPRRGGMLVAANHASYADIPLLGCGMRRRAWYLGRSDLFVPGVKGLLQWLGWIPLKLGRLDRRAFEKAVALIQQGKVVVIFPEGGRTLTGHLREAKPGLGMIVAQTGCPVVPAYLNGTYEVLPPGAKRPRRHPVTVRFGEPMTFGRPADGGDTKQFYRHVSRAVMERIAALGGVEPPGHGPGSRSAPR; via the coding sequence GTGAGTTCAGTAGTGTACTGGTGGCTCTGGGTCCTGACGAGGGCCGTCGGTTGGATCCTTCTCGGGTACCGGGTGGAGGGCCAGGTTCCGCGACGGGGCGGAATGCTGGTCGCGGCCAACCATGCCAGTTACGCGGATATCCCGCTGCTAGGATGTGGAATGCGGCGGCGGGCATGGTATTTGGGGCGCAGTGATCTGTTCGTGCCGGGTGTGAAAGGGCTTCTTCAATGGCTGGGATGGATTCCGTTGAAGCTTGGACGATTGGATCGTCGGGCCTTCGAGAAGGCGGTGGCCTTGATCCAACAAGGCAAGGTCGTCGTCATATTCCCTGAAGGGGGGCGAACCCTCACGGGGCACTTGCGGGAGGCGAAACCGGGATTGGGTATGATCGTCGCACAGACCGGTTGTCCGGTCGTTCCGGCATACTTGAACGGCACGTATGAGGTGCTTCCTCCCGGGGCGAAGCGGCCCCGGCGTCATCCCGTGACCGTGCGGTTCGGAGAACCGATGACGTTCGGCCGTCCCGCCGACGGAGGAGACACGAAACAGTTTTATCGGCATGTGAGTCGGGCAGTGATGGAAAGGATCGCGGCGCTTGGAGGGGTGGAACCCCCGGGCCATGGTCCGGGCAGCCGGAGCGCGCCACGCTGA
- a CDS encoding 30S ribosomal protein S1, whose translation MSTVSKSSEQQLDRNALAALYEETFKNLEEGTITEGRVVALTKDKVVVDIGYKSEGMIPSDQFAAEELQQLKVGDRLQVYIEECEDADGNLVLSKEKADKMKIWEELEKLYKEEKSIDGKVVSRIKGGMMVDIGVKAFLPGSQIDLHPVRDLDGLVGRTFPMKIIKINHRRGNVVVSRRVLLEETRDKKRQSTLATLKEGQLIQGMVKNITDYGAFIDLGGIDGLLHITDMSWGRVGHPSEMFNVGDRVEVSVLKYDRETGRISLGLKQKSADPWTNVAGKYPIGTRVRGKVVSLTDYGAFVELEPGVEGLVHVSEMSWTHEVRHPSRVVAIGDQVEAAVLNVDPASRKISLGMKQTAPNPWDMVESKYPIGTRIEGKVKSLTDFGAFVGLDEGIDGLIHISDMSWTKHIKHPSELFKKGQKVEAVVLRIDKEKERLSLGYKQLSRDPWDDEIPSRYRVGDSAAGKVSKVADFGIFIELDGGVEGLIHVSEAGLDPSAKLEEKFKLQDDVAAKIIKVDRDERKIALSLRDHQLDSERRHVEEYHAAQGAPDQSLGRAAKQSRKRAAQDDDK comes from the coding sequence ATGAGTACGGTTTCGAAATCGAGTGAACAGCAGTTGGATCGCAACGCCTTGGCGGCGCTGTACGAAGAAACGTTCAAGAATCTCGAAGAGGGCACCATTACGGAGGGCCGGGTCGTCGCCCTGACGAAGGACAAGGTGGTCGTCGACATCGGCTACAAGTCCGAGGGGATGATTCCGAGCGATCAGTTTGCCGCTGAAGAGCTGCAGCAGCTCAAAGTCGGTGATCGCTTACAAGTGTATATCGAAGAGTGCGAAGACGCGGACGGCAATCTCGTCTTGTCCAAGGAAAAAGCGGACAAGATGAAGATTTGGGAGGAATTGGAAAAGCTGTACAAGGAAGAAAAGAGCATCGACGGTAAGGTGGTCTCCCGCATCAAGGGAGGCATGATGGTGGACATCGGGGTGAAGGCTTTTCTGCCCGGATCCCAGATCGACCTCCATCCGGTGCGCGATCTCGATGGATTGGTCGGCCGCACGTTTCCGATGAAGATCATCAAGATCAATCATCGCCGCGGCAACGTCGTGGTGTCCCGGCGCGTGCTGTTGGAGGAAACGAGAGACAAGAAGCGGCAGTCCACCCTCGCGACCCTCAAGGAGGGGCAGCTGATTCAGGGCATGGTCAAGAACATCACCGATTACGGCGCCTTCATCGATCTGGGCGGGATCGACGGCTTGCTGCACATCACCGACATGTCATGGGGACGAGTCGGGCACCCCTCCGAAATGTTCAACGTGGGCGATCGGGTCGAAGTGAGCGTGCTGAAATACGATCGAGAGACCGGTCGGATTTCGCTTGGTCTGAAGCAGAAGTCGGCCGATCCTTGGACGAACGTCGCCGGCAAGTATCCGATCGGCACGCGCGTACGCGGCAAAGTGGTGAGTCTGACGGACTACGGCGCATTCGTGGAACTGGAGCCGGGCGTGGAGGGGCTCGTGCACGTGTCCGAAATGTCCTGGACACATGAGGTGCGGCATCCGTCGCGCGTCGTGGCGATCGGAGACCAGGTCGAAGCCGCGGTGCTGAACGTGGATCCTGCCAGCCGGAAGATCTCACTGGGCATGAAGCAGACCGCCCCCAATCCGTGGGACATGGTCGAGAGCAAGTATCCCATTGGAACCAGGATCGAAGGGAAGGTCAAGAGCCTTACCGATTTCGGGGCCTTCGTGGGTCTGGACGAAGGCATCGACGGCTTGATCCATATTTCCGACATGTCCTGGACCAAGCACATCAAGCATCCGTCCGAGTTGTTTAAGAAGGGCCAGAAAGTGGAAGCAGTCGTGCTCCGGATCGACAAGGAGAAGGAGCGACTGTCACTGGGTTATAAGCAGCTGAGCCGAGACCCATGGGACGACGAGATTCCCAGCCGCTACCGGGTGGGAGATTCGGCAGCCGGGAAGGTGAGCAAGGTCGCGGATTTCGGAATCTTCATCGAACTGGACGGCGGAGTAGAGGGATTGATCCACGTCAGCGAGGCGGGATTGGATCCTAGCGCCAAACTCGAGGAGAAGTTCAAACTGCAGGATGATGTCGCGGCCAAGATCATCAAGGTGGATCGTGACGAGCGGAAAATTGCCTTGAGTCTGCGGGATCATCAGTTGGATTCCGAGCGCCGGCACGTGGAAGAATACCATGCGGCTCAAGGGGCGCCGGATCAGAGCTTGGGTCGTGCGGCCAAGCAGAGCCGCAAGCGTGCGGCGCAGGACGACGACAAGTAA